The DNA segment attattgtaatagtaatttatttattattatcagctATTCTCAGTGTAaatacaagagaaaaattgtgtaaaaatatgcgcgtatgttttttttatacttgtaaaTATGATTTCGATTAATCGAATGTAGccataaacaatataaaaaaatatcaaacaatacaacattaaatactgatataaaaacttttattttatcattaatacaagaacatgttatattttctCTCAAACTATTATGTATTTCAGTAACTTATccaatatgaaatatatatgtaaataatacataatacaataaaaaatacattatggTTATATTAGCCAATAACAAGACATGTAATCTTGTAAGAGTAAAGTGAAAAGAACAAGATAAAGTGTATGCATGAATATTatagcaaagaaaaaaattccataATCTATTCTATTTCAAGGCTTTAAATCTTGCTCTCTATGTTGCCATTATTTGCTTTCAAGTAATTTCTGTTGCCCTTCTACTGTCTCTAGACGGTTATACACAGTGTGACAATTAAGTTCCTGAACTGACATTCTCACTAATATGGTAATACTACTAGTGCTATTTATCTAGTATTAACGACGGACTAGTTAGAGACAATATTTGTTGAGCATgtacaatttgtaaatttgttaatgTGTTCAAATTTGACAATCCATCTTATCCGTCTGATTTAGCGTTAGTTgactcattttattttttaaattaaaaacgacGAAATTTGCGCATGTATCATCAATCTAACAAATTGTGACGAGAGAACTGATGGTGAATGCTTCTTGAGTATTTGTTGTACAAAAatgatgaaaacatttttttaagaggAAGAAAACTATATtgaatgattatattaataaatataattattttgtatagttaattattcttttatggCTTTAATCCGGGAATTTAATAGTCACACTGTGTATAATATGCACTAGCTTTTCCTGCATTTGTCTTTTGCGCTTTAGTATATTCTGCGCTAGCCTTTTCAGCGACAATCTTTTCAGCAGTAACCTGTCCAGCGTCTGCTTTACTATTAGTTCTTCCACCAGCCTGTTTGATATTAGTTTTTTCTGCATGTCCTGTACCAGCTTGTCCAGCAGTCGTTTGTCCAGTGGCAGTCTGTCTCGCATCAACCTCAATTTGAATCATCTTTTCTTCCGCCAGTTTTAACGGCGCCGTAATCGTTAAAATACCATTTTTCGATATCGAAGATGTTACCTGATTGACATCGACGCGATTAGGTAATAGATATTGTTTCACGAATTGCCGGGTCGCAATATTGATCTTGTTATGTTTCTTATGTTTGGCTTCAACGACCACCCAACCATCTATCACTTTGACAGTGATCTCTTCTGGATTGAACTGCTGCACGTTCATAGTGATTTTGAAGACATCGTCGTCAATGTTTGTGGTACTGGCGATATATTGATTatgatttaacaaatttatccaGGGTTTGTAAAAGAAATCCAAGGCAAGATTCGTTTTACTAAGAGTTCCAGTGGAGAAATCCATTGAGTTAAAAGGAGCATCCAATCC comes from the Monomorium pharaonis isolate MP-MQ-018 chromosome 9, ASM1337386v2, whole genome shotgun sequence genome and includes:
- the LOC105829009 gene encoding alpha-crystallin A chain isoform X1, translated to MYLLPLLFSNLHLGLDAPFNSMDFSTGTLSKTNLALDFFYKPWINLLNHNQYIASTTNIDDDVFKITMNVQQFNPEEITVKVIDGWVVVEAKHKKHNKINIATRQFVKQYLLPNRVDVNQVTSSISKNGILTITAPLKLAEEKMIQIEVDARQTATGQTTAGQAGTGHAEKTNIKQAGGRTNSKADAGQVTAEKIVAEKASAEYTKAQKTNAGKASAYYTQCDY
- the LOC105829009 gene encoding alpha-crystallin A chain isoform X2, with amino-acid sequence MYLLPLLFSNLHLGLDAPFNSMDFSTGTLSKTNLALDFFYKPWINLLNHNQYIASTTNIDDDVFKITMNVQQFNPEEITVKVIDGWVVVEAKHKKHNKINIATRQFVKQYLLPNRVDVNQTATGQTTAGQAGTGHAEKTNIKQAGGRTNSKADAGQVTAEKIVAEKASAEYTKAQKTNAGKASAYYTQCDY